Genomic window (Verrucomicrobiia bacterium):
AGCGTTACCAGGAAGACTGGCAAAACTGGTTCGATGCGCTGGGCATCAAGAACTGCGGCCACTTGAACGGGCCCCGCGTCGGCGTGTCGACCGCAGTGCTCGAGGCGGTGCACCGGGATCAGGGTCCCGGCCTTTTTCCCGACGTTTTCAACGTGCAAAACATGCGCGGCGGCCTGCTGCAGGTCGTTCCCGATGCGCCCCGCATCGGCGGCTACTACTTCGTCACCAGAAGCGATCGCGAGAATGAGCCGCGCATTGTGCGGCTGCGGGAGTGGCTGATGGAAAATCTCAAGGACGCCTGAGTCCTCTCTGCATTTCCCCCTCTGCATTTCCCCCGAAATCGTCACCTCGATTGCCCCGCCCGCACTGGGCCGGGTGTGGTGACTTTTTCGTTCGTCCAAGCCCCTCGGTGGAAACTTTTTGAGACCGCCCGGGTGAGAATTTTGTGCCTTACTGACACATCTTCCTGTTGCTAGCATGGTCTTGCTGCAACACGACTAGCGAATGAACTTACTGCATTTTCAGAGTTGAGGACGACACGCTTTCGATTCATTCCCGC
Coding sequences:
- a CDS encoding LysR substrate-binding domain-containing protein translates to ISLLPTEQTPSFFDNEVDAVVRYGCPTARDLSNHLILRPRLIAVASRAWVEKHPEIRQPKDLLSVPLIHERYQEDWQNWFDALGIKNCGHLNGPRVGVSTAVLEAVHRDQGPGLFPDVFNVQNMRGGLLQVVPDAPRIGGYYFVTRSDRENEPRIVRLREWLMENLKDA